The DNA segment AGGCCACCACGGCTAGCAGTGAGCCTCGATCGAGGTGGCAACGGGCAACCGATGCGGAGAATCTCAAAGTTCGTGCGGCATTCCTGGATCACGTCATCGAGCACAACCCACAGCTCGATGCGACAACTGCAAGTCGCATGCGCAGCCTGGCGGACGACTCCAGGACGCGAGACTTCCTGCTCCCTCGCGGCATCGCCTCAATATCGCTCCAAGCGGTCGGGATAGCGGCGTGGTCGGCCGTCTTCCTGTACCTCTTCTTCCACATACTCCGCGGCTGGTGGAGACGAGGCATGAGTTCCAGGCCCATCGGCTTCTGTTGCGCTCGGTGCAAGTACGACCTCGGCGGATTGGAGCTCTCCGAGTTGCACCACTGTCCGGAATGCGGACTGACCCTACCCAAGCCGGTTGTCTCCTCCAAGGCCAAGACCTAATGACCTTCCGTAATCTCGCTGCCGCCAATCAGTCGCTCTGCCTGTTCTATCCGCCAGCGGTCACAGTTTGTAGATAGTGCGGTGTGTGTGGTTGCCGCTGACGTTGGCATGAAGCCCGCTGCGGTCCTGCTGATCGGCGCGGGTCAAGGTTGGCACGAGCAAGCGGGAACGGGTCAAGACGCGGATCGTGGTGGAGGATCTCGAAGGGCGGGTGATCGACCTGCACGCCCTGAGGACGACGCTGGGGACCCAACTGGCGCGAGCCGGCGTGACGCCCCAGGTGGCGCAGCGCATCATGCGGCACGGAGACGACCGAACCACCCTGAAGCATTACACCGTGTTGGGACTGACGGACACGGCGGCCGCGATGGACCGCCTCCCCGCCATCGCCCCCGAACGGCAATCCGAGGCGGCGACGGGGACCACGGACGCGGCCCCGATCGACCCCCAGCTATTCTGCCAGCAGTTGGAGCGCGGAACGGGGCGGAATCGCGCGGCATCGCGCGGCGAAGCGACGTTCGGACGTGACCGGTCGGAAAGCCGAAAGACCCCGCAATCGCCGGGGTTTTTGCACGATTCCGCTATACGTTCTACAAAGCGGGCGACCGGACTCGAACCGGCAACATTCAGCTTGGAAGGCTGACACTCTACCATTGAGTTACGCCCGCAGGCGTGGTGAGAGTGTAGCGTCCACCCGGAGCGGGATGGGGACGGGAGGCCGCCTGGCCCGGCGTCTTGTACGCTGTCCAGACCATGGCCTACCTCGCGATCCTCGGTCGATTCCACCTGGTTCTGCTTCACTTGCCGATCGGGCTGATCGCTGGTCTCGCGGCGGTCGAGGTGCTGGCGATGCTCGGGCTGCTGGCGTCGGCCAGGCCGGTGATCCGCGTGCTGGTGTGGCTCGTGGCCGCGAGCGCCGCCGCGACGGCCGCCACCGGGTTCATCCTCAGTTACGAGGACGGCTACGGGCCAGGCGTCACCGTGCACATGTGGCTGGGGATCGCGGCGGCAGTGCTGGCGGTCACGACGGCGGTGCTGCTGGAGGTCTCGATGCGGCGGGGCGGAGCGGGGGATGGAGGGGGGAGGAGGGGGTACCGGTTGGCGCTGCTGGCCACGCTCGGGGTGGTCATCGCGGCGGGGCACTTTGGCGCGACGCTCACCCACGGGGAGGGGTTTCTCTTCGCGCCGCTCTCGGCCGCCCCCCCCGCCCCCCCCATCGCGGGCCCCGCGCCAGAGCCGTCGCCGCCGCGGGAGGTCGCCCCGCCAGCGGCGCGTGAAGGGCCGCGGTTCGAGGCGGATATCCAGCCGGTCTTCGCCTCGCTCTGCTACAGGTGCCACTCGGATGCGAGGCAGCGCGGCGGGCTGGCGCTGCACACGCCCGAGGCGGTGTTGGCGGGAGGAAAGTCAGGCCCCGTCGTGGTGCCGGGCAAGCCCGATGGGAGCGAGATGGTCCGGCGTCTGCACCTTCCGCTCGATGATGACGACCACATGCCGCCGTCGGAGCGTCCGCAGCCGACGGCGGAGCAGATCCGCGCGATCGAAGAGTGGATCAAGGCGGGGGCGCCCGTCCCGGCGCCGCGCGTCGGCGGGGGCGGCGGCCAGTAGAATGCCCACCAGGCCGGGGCGGAGCGGGTGATCGGGCGGCCCTGCCGCCGCGGAGAACGGACGTGATGCAGAACCGCGCGGGCGCCAGCCTGTGATCCCGAGCCGCCGCCGGAACGCCCTGCCGTTCGTCGTGCTGGCCCTGCTCGCCGGGCTGGGCCCGATGGTGGTGGTGCTGTGGCTGTCGTACTCGAGGGCGCTGGAGCGATCGAGGGAATCGCTGCAGACCGTCGTCGATTCGGCCTTCCACAGGGCCGAGCGGATCCTGCAGACCGCGGAGGTGCTCCTGACCCGTCTGGCGACGCAGACCCAGGGGAAGATGACGGCGGAGACGCAAGGCCTGCTCCGGCAGGCGGTGTACAACCAGCCGTTTTTTCGCGAGGCGGGCCTGATCGATGAGGATTCGATGCTCGTCTGCACGAGCCTCGGGCCGGTGGAGCCCCCGGTGAGGGTCGACTCGGCTTCAAAGTCCGACCCCGATCGGCGGGCGATGCAGGTGGTCGGGGTGCTCAAGACCGAGGTGATGAAGGAGCGTTCGATCATCGTGTCGCTACCGACGATCGGCAAGGGAGAAGTCAACCTGCTGATCGACCCCGCGGTGCTGATCGACCCGTTCGTGGACACCGATCTCGGGCCCAATGGATCGGTGGTGTTCACAAGCGGCGGCGGGCAGGTGCTCGCGGCGAACACCACGATGGCCGGCGATGAAGCCGAGGACCCCGCCCGGTCGCGCGATGTGCGCGTCGAGCGGCGGTCGGACCGGTTCCACCTGACCGTGACCGGGCGGATCTCGCGGCCGTGGGCCCTGCGGTACTGGCTCGGCGACCTGGCGCTCCCGGTCAGCGTCGGCCTGCTCTGCTCGGCGGCGATGGTGACGGCGGTGTTCCGGCTGTCGCGGCGGAAGCAGACCATGGACGCCGAGCTGCGGATCGCCCTGGCGAATGATGAGTTCGAGGTTCACTACCAGCCGACGGTCGAGACGACCACCGGGCGCTGCGTGGGGGCCGAAGCACTGATCCGCTGGCACCATCCCGAGCAGGGGTACATCCGGCCGGACATCTTCATCGCTGTCGCCGAGGAATCAGGCCTGATCGAACCGATGACCGAGGCCCTGATGCGCAAGGTGGTGATCGACATCGGCGTGCTGCTGGTGGCCAAGCCGGACATGCACGTCGGGATCAACCTCGCCCCGGACCAGTTCACCACCACGCGGATCCTGGAAGCCGTGAAGGAGATCTTCCGGCCCGACGGCGTCCCGCCCTCGCGCGTGATCTTCGAGGCCACCGAACGCAGCATGATCGAGGACGAGGCGGGGCTGCCGCACCAGGTGATGGACGGGCTCCGGGCCCTCGGTGGCGCACTGGCATTGGACGACTTTGGAACGGGGTACTCGAGCCTGGCGTACCTGCACAAGTTCCGCTTCGACTACCTGAAGATCGACGCCTCGTTCGTCAAGCGCATCGGAACGGGAAGCGTCAACGCCGGCGTGATCGATTCCATTATCGAGCTCGGGCACCGCCTGGAGGTCAAACTGATCGCCGAGGGGGTCGAAACCGAAGCCCAGCGTGCCTACCTCGCCGAGCGCGGCGTGCACTACTGCCAGGGCTGGCTGTTCGCCAAGGCGCTCACGCCGCGAGAGTTCCACCGGTTTGTGGAGGCTCGCGCCGGGATCGAGCCGGCGAAGGCAGCCGCGACCGAAGCGAGGAGCGCATGACGAATCGAAGAGTGCTTCGAGCGTGGTTCTTCCCGGTCGCCCTGCTGGGCATCGTCGCGCTGCACCCGCTGCTTGTCACCGATGTTCAGAAGGTGATACTCGGCGTGTACCTTGTCGCGGTGCTCGTGGGCAGCCTGCTGATGCTCCCTCACTCGCGCCACTCGAGGAACATCGCGTTTCTCCTCGGCGGCGCGGCCCTGCTGTGCCTGGGGATCGCCGGGGTTGTCGGGACTCAGCCCGCTCGGGTGCTCGCGATCGCCGGGCTGACCGCCCTCCAGATGTATGTCGTGTGGCACACTTACGCCCGGGTGGTTATACGGTCGCACCGGGTCAACGCCGAGGTGTTCTACGCGGCAATCGCGGTGTACGTCATGCTGGCCCTGCTCTGGGCCGGGCTCTTCGAGTTGACGGAGAGCCTGATCCCCAACTCGTTCGCGTACCAGACGGCGACCAAGGACATCGACGAGGCCATGCTCTACTTCAGTTGCATGACGCTCACCACCGTCGGCTACGGGGACATCACGCCTGTCAGCACCACCGCGCAGACTCTGGCTTCGCTCGAGGCGATCACCGGGGTACTGTACATGGGCGTCACGATCGCCAAGATTGCGTCACTGTACAACGCCGAGGCGGAGTATGACTGACTCGGAGCTACTGCTGAGCGGCGTCCCGTCCTGCTGCCGCGGGGCGATCTGCGCCCTCGGGCATCCCGGCGAGTTCGCTTGACAACTCCTGGGCCATCTGCTTCTCGGCGGTATCGTGCAGTCGCGTCTCGAGGCCATCGAGCATCCGCCGGGCTCTCTGCGGGTCTCGCACGTATCTCACGCAAATCAGCGCTGCCATCAGCCGGATGCTCGGCACGTGCGGATCGGTCCGGTACGCCTCGATAAACCTTTCATACGCGGCGAGGGCCGGTGTGTACTGACGATCGCGGAAGAGTTGGTTTGCGATGTCGTACATGTACTGGCGGCTCAGCGTGGCGGCGCCCGGGATGTCCCCGAAGCGATCCACAAGGGGCAGGTACGCCCGCGCCGCCTGCTCGTGCTGGCCGGCGGCGATCAACGATCCCACTTCGGCCCGGGCGGCGGCAAGGCTGTCGAGCCGGGCGGCCGTCTCCGGTACCGCCACCGACTCCGCACGGCGTTTCACGGCC comes from the Phycisphaeraceae bacterium genome and includes:
- a CDS encoding EAL domain-containing protein; the encoded protein is MIPSRRRNALPFVVLALLAGLGPMVVVLWLSYSRALERSRESLQTVVDSAFHRAERILQTAEVLLTRLATQTQGKMTAETQGLLRQAVYNQPFFREAGLIDEDSMLVCTSLGPVEPPVRVDSASKSDPDRRAMQVVGVLKTEVMKERSIIVSLPTIGKGEVNLLIDPAVLIDPFVDTDLGPNGSVVFTSGGGQVLAANTTMAGDEAEDPARSRDVRVERRSDRFHLTVTGRISRPWALRYWLGDLALPVSVGLLCSAAMVTAVFRLSRRKQTMDAELRIALANDEFEVHYQPTVETTTGRCVGAEALIRWHHPEQGYIRPDIFIAVAEESGLIEPMTEALMRKVVIDIGVLLVAKPDMHVGINLAPDQFTTTRILEAVKEIFRPDGVPPSRVIFEATERSMIEDEAGLPHQVMDGLRALGGALALDDFGTGYSSLAYLHKFRFDYLKIDASFVKRIGTGSVNAGVIDSIIELGHRLEVKLIAEGVETEAQRAYLAERGVHYCQGWLFAKALTPREFHRFVEARAGIEPAKAAATEARSA
- a CDS encoding tyrosine-type recombinase/integrase, whose amino-acid sequence is MVVEDLEGRVIDLHALRTTLGTQLARAGVTPQVAQRIMRHGDDRTTLKHYTVLGLTDTAAAMDRLPAIAPERQSEAATGTTDAAPIDPQLFCQQLERGTGRNRAASRGEATFGRDRSESRKTPQSPGFLHDSAIRSTKRATGLEPATFSLEG
- a CDS encoding two pore domain potassium channel family protein, with translation MTNRRVLRAWFFPVALLGIVALHPLLVTDVQKVILGVYLVAVLVGSLLMLPHSRHSRNIAFLLGGAALLCLGIAGVVGTQPARVLAIAGLTALQMYVVWHTYARVVIRSHRVNAEVFYAAIAVYVMLALLWAGLFELTESLIPNSFAYQTATKDIDEAMLYFSCMTLTTVGYGDITPVSTTAQTLASLEAITGVLYMGVTIAKIASLYNAEAEYD